AGCGGGGTGAAGAACGGCCAGCCGTTCACCTGCGCCGATCCGCAGAACGTCTCCCACGGCTCCGCTCTCTACCATAATCTGGTAGCAGCGGGCGGGCACATGAAGGTTTGGGGCTTCGACCTCACCTTGGGGGTGAGGACCGCCCACGGCAGCGCGGTGGTGGGGTGCTGGATCCTCGTGGTGCTGGTGGTGGGGGCCTACTTCATCCAGACCCGCCAGATGAGCTCCCGGAACCCGCAAGCGGCGGCGGCCAACCCCCAGATGCAGTCGATGCAGAAGATCTTCCCGCTGTTCTTCGGGCTGATCTCGATCACCATCCAGGCCGGGGTCAACGTCTACTTCCTGGTCTCGGCCCTGTGCCGGATCGGCCAGCAGAGTCTCATGTACCGGCACGACCCGGTCCTGCGGCGCCAGGTCGAGAACGCCAAGAAGGCGGCGCCCATCGACGTGCCGTCCAAGGAGAAGAAGGGTTTCTTCGCCTCGCTGATAACCCCGCCTTCACCCCAGCCACCGGCCAAGCGGCCCCCGACCACGCCCGGGCGCGGCGGGTCCGGCGGCTCGGCCCGGGCGTCGGGAGGAGCGGGAGGCAACGGGAGGACGGGCGACGGCCGGGCCGGCAACGGCGCCGCGGGCCGCCCGCCGGTGCCCAACCCGCCCGCCGGGTCCGACGCGCCGCGGGGGACGCTGGCCCGGATCTGGGC
The DNA window shown above is from Acidimicrobiales bacterium and carries:
- a CDS encoding YidC/Oxa1 family membrane protein insertase gives rise to the protein MADILAGCYAVTHNYALAIALLTIAVVAVTTPLTWKSTRGMLAMQMLAPEMKKLQQKHKNDKEALNREMMALYKENSINPLGGCLPLLPQMVVFFVLYRTIYNLSHKATFATLRAAQAACPHPTNAQAQITKLTSGVKNGQPFTCADPQNVSHGSALYHNLVAAGGHMKVWGFDLTLGVRTAHGSAVVGCWILVVLVVGAYFIQTRQMSSRNPQAAAANPQMQSMQKIFPLFFGLISITIQAGVNVYFLVSALCRIGQQSLMYRHDPVLRRQVENAKKAAPIDVPSKEKKGFFASLITPPSPQPPAKRPPTTPGRGGSGGSARASGGAGGNGRTGDGRAGNGAAGRPPVPNPPAGSDAPRGTLARIWAAASGAAPVQSQPSPPSGAGDAPAQEAAPPAGNGSAAEARPAPPRPAARSGSGQASNGPPRPQQRNRARAKRRRR